The genomic window AAAGCGGAAGTTCCACGCCATGGCTCACTTCAACTCCCGTTACTCTTCAACAGTGGTGGATGGAAATATTTGATGGTTTCATCAACGTACTTTAGAAATCATTGGAATCCTATCGAAGTAGTTCTCCATTTTTTAACCTGTTTAGTTCTTCAACTGATTTGCTCTCTTCCCATCTACATATTTGTTAATCATTATACTTTTTATACGCATCTAGCTTTTCCACCTTTTAATTAATATCAATATTGAATTCTGTTTGGTTTTAATTGTTCTGAGATAATTGGCTATCTATTAATGTGATAATAGCTTTCCTGTTCGAAACTCTCTCTATAAGGTTTTTACGGAAAACCTTTACATATTCATCCAATGCGCCCACCACTGTGCATTGCCCATATCTGTCCATGGTATTACTATTTTTGTTGCGTTCCGCTCAAGTGACTTTGACAACAAACAGCCTCGTAAAGAACTGAATGTCAAATTGTAAAATCGTAAATTGGTTAAAAATGGTAAATTTGTATACACGCCTCTAATCGACAGGGTGACTACATCTGGATAGAGCCGGCCTCTGGGCGAGAATTCGATGTGGCCATTGGAGCACGTGTCGTCTCCGCTGAGGGTCGTCGCATCCAGGTGcgcgatgacgatggcgacgAGGTGTGGCTGGCCCCCGAGCGCCGCATCAAGGCCATGCACGCGTCCTCCGTCCAGGGAGTGGAGGACATGATATCCCTGGGTGATCTGCACGAGGCCGGCATATTGCGGAATCTGCTCATCCGCTACAAGGAGAATCTGATATACGTAAGTGGATCTATATGTATGGCATTCAAATGCAGCTAGGTACTTTAATTGGTTTTTCCTGTACCAGTTTAGAGTTAACCACtagaaagaaaaatgttttttaaaactattgaGGGTAAACTTAAGAAAATGAGCTCGATAATATCGAATTATGTTGCGTCATCGTTACCTACTTAATATTTAGTGTTTTTCAGTTTCAGCCTCCAATTCCTTATCGTGCCCCATTTATAagaaattgaaagaaaaaagtAATCACATCGGCGGCAGGCGTTATCTTtctaaaaacataaatatgtaCCACGAGATGAGATTTAACGtttataattttcattatttcagACTTACACCGGCTCTATACTGGTTGCTGTTAATCCCTACCAGATTCTGCCCATCTACACGGGCGATCAGATCAAGCTCTACAAGGAACGAAAAATCGGAGAGCTACCGCCGCACATCTTTGCGATTGGCGACAATGCGTATGCGCATATGAAACGATATCGCCAGGATCAGTGTATCGTCATTTCCGGAGAGTCGGGAGCTGGAAAAACGGAGAGCACAAAGTTAATCCTGCAGTATCTGGCTGCGATTAGTGGCAAACACTCATGGATCGAACAGCAAATCCTCGAGGCGAATCCCATTTTGGAAGCTTTCGGAAATGCAAAAACCATTCGCAATGACAATTCATCGCGGTAACTACTATATGCATAGAATCTTCATCACCGATCTGTCAATAATCAAATGAATTCATTTGCAGCTTTGGCAAATACATAGATATACACTTCAGTGCTAATGGCGTGATCGAGGGAGCCAAAATAGAGCAATACCTGCTGGAGAAGTCGCGAATTGTTTCCCAAAATCATAGCGAACGCAATTATCATGTCTTTTACTGCATTTTGGCAGGGCTATCGTCAGATGAGAAGAGCCGCCTTGATCTTGGCATGGCTGCTGATTACAAGTAAGTAATTGTCTCCATCTTCAATTAACATTATTGATTTGGATTTCATTTGCCGCATAAAAGATACCTGACTGGTGGCAATAGCATAACATGCGAGGGACGCGATGATGCCGCCGAGTTCTCAGACATTCGATCTGCCATGAAGGTTTTGCTCTTCTCTGATCAGGAAATCTGGGAGATTATTAAGCTCCTGGCTGCCCTTCTCCATTGCGGCAACATCAAGTATAAGGCGACGGTGGTGGATAATCTGGATGCTACTGAAATACCAGAACACATAAATGTGGAGCGTGTTGCCGGTCTACTTGGACTTCCCATTCAGCCGTTAATAGATGCTCTAACACGTCGAACGCTTTTCGCTCATGGAGAAACCGTGGTGTCCACTCTATCGCGCGATCAATCCGTTGATGTGCGCGATGCCTTTGTAAAAGGCATATACGGACGTATGTTCGTGCACATCGTTCGAAAGATCAATACGGCAATTTTCAAGCCGCGCGGCACATCCCGAAATGCTATCGGAGTTCTAGACATCTTTGGATTTGAGAACTTTGATCAGAATAGTTTTGAGCAGTTTTGCATAAACTATGCCAATGAGAATCTGCAGCAGTTCTTCGTGCAGCATATATTCAAGCTTGAGCAGGAAGAGTATAACCACGAAGCCATCAACTGGCAACACATTGAGTTTGTAGACAATCAGGATGCGCTCGATTTGATAGCTATTAAGCAGCTCAATATTATGGCTTTAATCGATGAGGAGGCCCGGTTTCCCAAGGGCACCGATCAGACGATGCTGGCCAAGCTACACAAAACCCATGGATCGCACAAGAACTATTTGAAGCCCAAGTCGGATATCAACACCAGCTTTGGACTGAATCACTTTGCCGGCGTGGTGTTCTACGACACACGAGGATTTCTAGACAAAAATCGGGATACCTTCAGTCCTGATCTATTGCATTTGGTTAGCCAGAGTACTAACAAGTTCCTCCGACAAATCTTTGCTCAGGACATAGAAATGGGTGCAGAAACGCGCAAGCGGACACCCACACTTTCCACACAGTTTCGAAAGTCCCTAGATGCGCTTATGAAGACGCTCAGCAGTTGTCAGCCATTCTTTATTCGTTGTATCAAACCCAACGAGCTGAAGAAGCCAATGATGTTTGACCGTGGCTTGTGCTGCCGACAGCTGCGATACTCGGGCATGATGGAAACGATCCGAATTCGTCGCGCTGGATATCCCATTCGGCATGGGTTTAGAGAGTTCGTCGAGCGTTATCGATTCCTAATACCAGGAGTTCCACCAGCTCATCGCACGGAATGCCAGACGGCCACTTCGAGGATTTGTGCTGTAGTTCTGGGCAAGTCCGACTATCAGTTGGGCCACACCAAGGTCTTCCTCAAGGATGCCCACGATCTGTTTTTGGAGCAGGAGAGAGATCGCGTGCTGACGCGAAAAATCCTTATCTTGCAGCGCAGCATTCGCGGTTGGGTGTACCGACGAAGGTTTCTACGCCTAAGAGCTGCTGCTATCACTGTGCAGAGATTTTGGAAGGGCTATGCCCAACGTAAACGATACAGAAACATGAGAGTGGGCTACATGCGTTTGCAAGCGTTGATCCGTTCTAGGGTTCTGTCACATCGTTTCCGCCATCTACGGGGTCACATTGTCGGTCTGCAAGCTCATGCCCGAGGATATTTGGTGAGGCGGGAGTATGGTCACAAGATGTGGGCCGTCATAAAGATACAGTCTCATGTGCGGCGAATGATTGCCATGCGTCGCTACCGGAAACTTCGCTTGGAGCATAAACAGTTTGCCGAGGTTCTTCAGCTGCGCAaactggaggagcaggaactGCTACATCGCGGCAATAAGCATGCCCGAGAAATCGCCGAGCAGCATTATCGAGATCGATTGCACGAGCTGGAGCGTCGGGAAATTCAGGAGCAATTGGAGAATCGTCGTCGAGTGGAGGTCAATATGAATATTATCAATGATGCCGCTCGCAAACAGGAGGAGCCGGTGGACGATGGCAAACTGGTGGAGGCCATGTTTGACTTCCTTCCCGACTCCAGTAGCGATGCCCCTACTCCGCATGGTGGACGTGAAACGTCCGTGTTCAACGATCTGCCTCACGCGCAAACCGTCAACCAAGACGATATCATTGCACCCATACACATAtccgaggatgaggaggatCTATCGGAATTCAAGTTCCAAAAATTCGCCGCCACCTATTTCCAAGGAAATGTCAATCATCAGTATGCTAAAAAAGCTTTAAAGCATCCCCTACTTCCGCTTCATACGCAAGGCGATCAACTTGCTGCCCAGGCATTGTGGATTACTATTCTCAGATTTACAGGGGATATGCCAGAGCCAAAGTATCACACAATGGATCGGATGGACACCACTTCCGTCATGTCAAAGGTCACAGCCACCTTGGGACGCAATTTCATCAGGAGTAAGGTGAGTTTAAACTTTAAGCCGCACATTAGTGGTTCGCTTCATTTTTGTTCTTTCAGGAATTCCAAGAGGCTCAGCTTATGGGCCTGGACCCAGATGCTTTCTTGAAGCAAAAGCCACGATCGATCCGCCACAAGCTTGTATCCTTGACGTTGAAGCGGAAGAACAAACTGGGCGAAGATGTGCGTCGGCGACTTCAAGATGATGAATACACGGCGGACAGCTACCAATCGTGGCTCCAATCCCGTCCAACCTCCAACCTTGAAAAGCTGCATTTTATCATTGGCCATGGTATCTTGCGGGCGGAGCTGCGTGACGAAATATACTGTCAGATTTGCAAGCAGCTGACGAATAATCCTCTGAAATCCTCACATGCCAGAGGTTGGATTCTGTTATCTCTTTGCGTTGGATGTTTTGCTCCATCGGAAAAGTTTGTTAACTACTTAAGGGCCT from Drosophila yakuba strain Tai18E2 chromosome 2L, Prin_Dyak_Tai18E2_2.1, whole genome shotgun sequence includes these protein-coding regions:
- the LOC6529039 gene encoding myosin-VIIa, with amino-acid sequence MVIVTRGDYIWIEPASGREFDVAIGARVVSAEGRRIQVRDDDGDEVWLAPERRIKAMHASSVQGVEDMISLGDLHEAGILRNLLIRYKENLIYTYTGSILVAVNPYQILPIYTGDQIKLYKERKIGELPPHIFAIGDNAYAHMKRYRQDQCIVISGESGAGKTESTKLILQYLAAISGKHSWIEQQILEANPILEAFGNAKTIRNDNSSRFGKYIDIHFSANGVIEGAKIEQYLLEKSRIVSQNHSERNYHVFYCILAGLSSDEKSRLDLGMAADYKYLTGGNSITCEGRDDAAEFSDIRSAMKVLLFSDQEIWEIIKLLAALLHCGNIKYKATVVDNLDATEIPEHINVERVAGLLGLPIQPLIDALTRRTLFAHGETVVSTLSRDQSVDVRDAFVKGIYGRMFVHIVRKINTAIFKPRGTSRNAIGVLDIFGFENFDQNSFEQFCINYANENLQQFFVQHIFKLEQEEYNHEAINWQHIEFVDNQDALDLIAIKQLNIMALIDEEARFPKGTDQTMLAKLHKTHGSHKNYLKPKSDINTSFGLNHFAGVVFYDTRGFLDKNRDTFSPDLLHLVSQSTNKFLRQIFAQDIEMGAETRKRTPTLSTQFRKSLDALMKTLSSCQPFFIRCIKPNELKKPMMFDRGLCCRQLRYSGMMETIRIRRAGYPIRHGFREFVERYRFLIPGVPPAHRTECQTATSRICAVVLGKSDYQLGHTKVFLKDAHDLFLEQERDRVLTRKILILQRSIRGWVYRRRFLRLRAAAITVQRFWKGYAQRKRYRNMRVGYMRLQALIRSRVLSHRFRHLRGHIVGLQAHARGYLVRREYGHKMWAVIKIQSHVRRMIAMRRYRKLRLEHKQFAEVLQLRKLEEQELLHRGNKHAREIAEQHYRDRLHELERREIQEQLENRRRVEVNMNIINDAARKQEEPVDDGKLVEAMFDFLPDSSSDAPTPHGGRETSVFNDLPHAQTVNQDDIIAPIHISEDEEDLSEFKFQKFAATYFQGNVNHQYAKKALKHPLLPLHTQGDQLAAQALWITILRFTGDMPEPKYHTMDRMDTTSVMSKVTATLGRNFIRSKEFQEAQLMGLDPDAFLKQKPRSIRHKLVSLTLKRKNKLGEDVRRRLQDDEYTADSYQSWLQSRPTSNLEKLHFIIGHGILRAELRDEIYCQICKQLTNNPLKSSHARGWILLSLCVGCFAPSEKFVNYLRAFIREGPPGYAPYCEERLKRTFNNGTRNQPPSWLELQATKSKKPIMLPITFMDGNTKTLLADSATTARELCNQLSDKITLKDQFGFSLYIALFDKVSSLGSGGDHVMDAISQCEQYAKEQGAQERNAPWRLFFRKEIFAPWHEPTHDQVATNLIYQQVVRGVKFGEYRCDKEEDLAMIAAQQYFIEYSTDMSMERLFTLLPNFIPDFCLSGVDKAIERWAALVLQAYKKSYYVKDKIAPLKIKEDIVSYAKYKWPLLFSRFYEAYRNSGPNLPKNDVIIAVNWTGVYVVDDQEQVLLELSFPEITAVSSQKTNKVFTQTFSLSTVRGEEFTFQSPNAEDIRDLVVYFLDGLKKRSKYVIALQDYRAPSDGTSFLSFFKGDLIILEDESCGESVLNNGWCIGRCDRSQERGDFPAETVYVLPTLSKPPQDILALFNIEEAHHGRRLSMASNGGAVEPRDRPHTLMEYALDHFRLPPKRTMSKTLTLSSKRSEELWRYSRDPIKAPLLRKLQSKEEFAEEACFAFAAILKYMGDLPSKRPRMGNEITDHIFDGPLKHEILRDEIYCQLMKQLTDNRNRMSEERGWELMWLATGLFACSQGLLKELLLFLRTRRHPISQDSMHRLQKTIRHGQRKYPPHQVEVEAIQHKTTQIFHKVYFPDDTDEAFEVDSSTRAKDFCNNISQRLSLRTSEGFSLFVKIADKVISVPEGDFFFDFVRHLTDWIKKARPIRDGANPQFTYQVFFMKKLWTNTVPGKDRNADLIFHYHQELPKLLRGYHKCSREEAAKLAALVFRVRFGENKQELQAIPQMLRELIPSDIMKMQSTSEWKRSIVASYNQDGGMTSEDAKVAFLKIVYRWPTFGSAFFEVKQTTEPNYPEMLLIAINKHGVSLIHPVTKDILVTHPFTRISNWSSGNTYFHMTIGNLVRGSKLLCETSLGYKMDDLLTSYISLMLTNMNKNRTIRAN